From Sphingomonas hengshuiensis, one genomic window encodes:
- a CDS encoding MerC domain-containing protein: protein MSVSLSFSRVWASRFWASVDASFDRIAIAVSGLCLVHCIATTVLLTVISSAGGLLNPAIHEVGLALAIGFGIFALGRGILLHGSMAPAIVGSFGLGIMAGALSLPHGEFEIFWTLVGVSLVALGHELNRRAAL, encoded by the coding sequence ATGTCAGTGAGTCTCTCGTTCAGCCGCGTTTGGGCCAGTCGCTTCTGGGCGAGCGTCGACGCAAGCTTTGATCGGATCGCGATCGCCGTCAGCGGACTGTGCCTCGTCCATTGCATCGCGACGACGGTTCTCCTGACCGTGATCTCCTCGGCCGGCGGGCTGCTCAACCCTGCGATCCACGAAGTCGGGCTGGCACTGGCGATCGGCTTCGGCATTTTCGCGCTGGGTCGCGGCATCCTGTTGCACGGGTCGATGGCGCCCGCCATCGTCGGATCGTTCGGACTGGGGATCATGGCGGGCGCGCTGTCGCTGCCGCATGGCGAGTTCGAGATTTTCTGGACGCTGGTCGGCGTGAGCCTCGTCGCGCTCGGCCACGAACTCAACCGCCGCGCCGCGCTCTGA
- a CDS encoding Fur family transcriptional regulator, whose amino-acid sequence MHAHDHHEHHGSELTRVAQATLEKSGEQWTAMREHVFEALSGFAKPASAYDIADAVSKAQGRRVAANSVYRILDLFVGANLARRVESANAYVANAHPDCLHDCIFLVCDRCGQTTHIDDDSITRSVRTAARDAGFVPVRPVIEVRGTCSTCAQDTAVA is encoded by the coding sequence ATGCATGCGCACGACCATCATGAGCATCACGGCTCCGAACTGACCCGCGTCGCGCAGGCCACGCTGGAGAAATCGGGCGAGCAATGGACCGCGATGCGCGAACATGTGTTCGAAGCGTTGTCGGGCTTTGCCAAGCCGGCCTCAGCCTATGATATCGCCGACGCGGTGTCGAAGGCGCAGGGGCGCCGAGTCGCCGCGAACAGCGTGTACCGCATTCTCGACCTGTTCGTCGGTGCTAATCTGGCGCGCCGGGTGGAAAGCGCCAACGCCTATGTCGCCAACGCGCATCCCGATTGCCTCCACGACTGCATCTTCCTGGTGTGCGACCGCTGCGGGCAGACCACGCATATCGACGACGACTCGATCACCCGCTCCGTGCGCACCGCCGCGCGCGATGCGGGCTTCGTGCCGGTGCGTCCGGTGATCGAGGTTCGCGGCACCTGCAGCACCTGCGCGCAAGACACTGCCGTAGCGTAA
- the dxs gene encoding 1-deoxy-D-xylulose-5-phosphate synthase, translated as MAELPQTPLLDTVDTPAALRTLKPTQLRQLADELRAETISAVGTTGGHLGSGLGVVELTVAIHYVFDTPADRLIWDVGHQCYPHKILTGRRNRIRTLRSGGGLSGFTKRSESEYDPFGAAHSSTSISAALGFAIANKLSDNAGKAIAVIGDGAMSAGMAYEAMNNAEAAGNRLVVILNDNDMSIAPPVGGLSAYLARVVSSSEYLGLRSLAKRAIRKLSKRAHNAAERAEEFARGMATGGTLFEELGFYYVGPIDGHNLEHLIPVLENVRDSEHGPILVHVVTKKGKGYAPAEAASDKYHGVQKFDVITGTQDKAPPGPPAYQNVFGDQLVEEARRDPTIVAITAAMPSGTGIDRFAKAFPDRAFDVGIAEQHAVTFAAGLAAQGMRPFCAIYSTFLQRAYDQVVHDVAIQNLPVRFAIDRAGLVGADGATHAGSFDVTYLATLPNFVVMAAADEAELVHMTHTAAMHDSGPIALRYPRGNGTGVALPKVPQRLEIGKGRIVREGKSVAILSLGTRLGEALKAADVLEAKGLSTTVADLRFAKPLDEDLIRRLLTSHEVAVTIEENAVGGLGAHVLTMASDQGLIDGGLKLRTLRLPDIFQDQDKPEKQYADAGLDADAIVATVLKALRYNESAVVDGARA; from the coding sequence ATGGCTGAACTACCTCAGACGCCGCTGCTCGACACCGTCGACACGCCCGCCGCGCTTCGCACGCTGAAACCCACCCAGCTCCGACAGCTCGCCGATGAGCTGCGCGCCGAGACGATCTCCGCGGTCGGCACGACCGGCGGGCATCTCGGCTCGGGGCTCGGCGTGGTCGAGCTGACCGTGGCGATCCATTATGTGTTCGACACCCCCGCCGACCGGCTGATCTGGGACGTCGGGCATCAATGCTATCCGCACAAGATCCTGACCGGGCGACGGAATCGCATCCGCACGCTGCGCAGCGGCGGCGGGCTTTCGGGTTTCACCAAGCGCAGCGAGAGCGAGTACGACCCGTTCGGCGCGGCGCATTCGTCGACGTCGATCTCCGCCGCTTTGGGCTTCGCCATCGCCAACAAGCTGTCGGACAATGCCGGCAAGGCGATCGCCGTGATCGGCGACGGCGCGATGAGCGCGGGCATGGCCTATGAGGCGATGAACAATGCCGAGGCGGCGGGCAACCGGCTCGTCGTGATCCTCAACGACAACGACATGTCGATCGCGCCGCCGGTGGGCGGGCTGTCGGCCTATCTGGCGCGCGTCGTGTCCTCGTCCGAATATCTCGGGCTGCGCAGCCTCGCCAAGCGGGCGATCCGCAAGCTGTCGAAGCGCGCGCACAACGCCGCCGAGCGCGCCGAGGAATTCGCGCGCGGCATGGCGACCGGCGGGACATTGTTCGAGGAGCTGGGCTTTTATTATGTCGGCCCGATCGACGGGCATAATCTCGAGCATCTGATCCCGGTGCTCGAGAATGTCCGCGACAGCGAACATGGCCCGATCCTGGTCCATGTCGTGACCAAGAAGGGCAAGGGCTATGCCCCTGCCGAGGCCGCGTCCGACAAATATCACGGCGTCCAGAAATTCGACGTCATCACCGGCACGCAGGACAAGGCGCCGCCGGGACCGCCCGCCTATCAGAACGTGTTCGGCGACCAGCTTGTCGAGGAGGCCCGGCGCGACCCGACGATCGTCGCGATCACCGCCGCCATGCCCTCCGGCACTGGCATCGATCGCTTTGCCAAGGCATTCCCCGATCGCGCGTTCGACGTCGGGATCGCCGAACAGCATGCCGTGACCTTCGCCGCGGGCCTCGCGGCACAGGGGATGCGCCCGTTCTGCGCGATCTACTCCACCTTCCTCCAGCGTGCCTATGACCAGGTCGTCCACGACGTCGCGATCCAGAACCTGCCGGTGCGCTTCGCGATCGACCGTGCGGGGCTCGTCGGGGCGGACGGCGCGACGCATGCGGGCAGCTTCGACGTCACCTATCTGGCGACGCTCCCCAATTTCGTCGTGATGGCGGCGGCGGATGAGGCCGAGCTGGTCCATATGACCCACACCGCCGCGATGCACGACAGCGGCCCGATCGCGCTGCGCTATCCGCGCGGCAACGGCACCGGCGTCGCGCTGCCCAAGGTCCCGCAGCGGCTGGAGATCGGCAAGGGCCGCATCGTGCGCGAGGGCAAGTCGGTCGCGATCCTGTCGCTCGGCACGCGGCTGGGCGAGGCGCTCAAGGCCGCCGATGTGCTGGAGGCCAAGGGGCTGTCGACCACCGTCGCCGATCTGCGCTTCGCCAAGCCGCTCGACGAGGATCTGATCCGCCGCCTGCTCACCAGCCACGAAGTCGCCGTGACGATCGAGGAGAATGCGGTCGGCGGGCTCGGCGCGCATGTGCTGACCATGGCGAGCGACCAGGGGCTGATCGACGGCGGGCTCAAGCTGCGCACGCTGCGGCTGCCCGACATCTTCCAGGACCAGGACAAGCCCGAGAAGCAATATGCCGATGCCGGGCTCGACGCCGACGCGATCGTCGCGACGGTGCTGAAGGCGCTGCGCTATAACGAGAGCGCGGTCGTGGACGGGGCGCGGGCTTGA
- a CDS encoding COX15/CtaA family protein: MLQITPLPASARPRQIAWWLFAVAALIVLMVVVGGVTRLTESGLSITEWKPISGTLPPLSDAAWQAEFDAYKRIPEYQQLNQGMTLAGFKAIFFWEYFHRLLGRLIGLAFAVPLVWFAVRRAIPRGYGWRLVALLALGGMQGAVGWWMVKSGLSVRTDVSHVRLAAHLLVALFTLGGIVWTALDLLALSRNPMARPARLRGLAVAVLAALGVQLLYGALVAGLNAGLVTDQWPLMNGSVFPGATVPGRPLLDALVNDPAIVHFVHRWWAWVAVAALVVLARAVRGIDRRASIAIHSTFGVQILLGIATVMSGVWLPLAALHQLTGALLVIATVWGAHAIGRAR; encoded by the coding sequence GTGCTCCAGATAACCCCCCTCCCCGCCTCTGCCCGCCCGCGCCAGATCGCGTGGTGGCTGTTCGCAGTCGCCGCGCTGATCGTGCTGATGGTCGTCGTCGGGGGCGTGACCCGGCTCACCGAATCGGGGCTGTCGATTACCGAGTGGAAGCCGATCAGCGGCACCCTGCCCCCGCTCAGCGACGCGGCGTGGCAGGCCGAGTTCGACGCCTATAAGCGCATCCCCGAATATCAGCAGCTCAACCAGGGCATGACGCTGGCGGGGTTCAAGGCGATCTTCTTCTGGGAGTATTTCCACCGGCTGCTCGGGCGGCTGATCGGCCTCGCCTTTGCCGTGCCGCTGGTCTGGTTCGCAGTGCGTCGGGCGATCCCGCGCGGCTATGGCTGGCGGCTGGTCGCGCTGCTTGCGCTGGGCGGGATGCAGGGCGCGGTCGGCTGGTGGATGGTCAAGTCGGGGCTCAGCGTGCGCACCGATGTCAGCCATGTCCGACTCGCCGCGCACCTGCTCGTCGCGCTGTTCACGCTGGGCGGGATCGTGTGGACCGCGCTCGACCTGCTCGCGCTGTCGCGCAATCCGATGGCGCGCCCCGCGCGGCTGCGCGGGCTCGCGGTGGCGGTGCTGGCGGCGCTGGGCGTCCAATTGCTGTACGGCGCGCTCGTTGCCGGGCTCAATGCCGGGCTGGTCACCGACCAGTGGCCGCTGATGAACGGCAGCGTCTTCCCCGGCGCGACGGTCCCCGGTCGCCCGCTGCTCGATGCGCTGGTCAACGATCCGGCGATCGTCCACTTCGTCCATCGCTGGTGGGCCTGGGTCGCGGTCGCTGCGCTGGTGGTGCTGGCGCGCGCCGTGCGGGGCATCGATCGCCGCGCCTCGATCGCGATCCACAGCACGTTCGGAGTACAAATCCTGCTCGGCATCGCCACGGTGATGAGCGGCGTGTGGCTCCCCCTCGCCGCGCTCCACCAGCTTACCGGCGCGCTGCTGGTGATCGCAACCGTGTGGGGCGCGCACGCGATCGGGCGCGCGCGATGA
- the rplM gene encoding 50S ribosomal protein L13, with protein MKALMKTTKSVKPHEVEKKWHIVDAEGLVVGRAASIIANVLRGKHKTSFTPHVDCGDNVVVINADKIRFTGKKLANKVYYKHTGYAGGIKEITAAKVLEGRFPERVLEKAVERMIPRGPLGRQQMRNLRIFAGTEHPHAAQNPEVLDIASMNRKNKVGA; from the coding sequence ATGAAGGCTCTGATGAAGACCACCAAGTCGGTAAAGCCGCACGAAGTGGAAAAGAAATGGCATATCGTCGATGCCGAAGGCCTGGTGGTCGGTCGCGCTGCGTCGATCATCGCCAACGTCCTGCGCGGCAAGCACAAGACGAGCTTCACGCCCCATGTCGATTGCGGCGATAACGTCGTCGTGATCAATGCGGACAAGATCCGCTTCACGGGCAAGAAGCTGGCGAACAAGGTCTATTACAAGCACACCGGCTATGCCGGCGGCATCAAGGAAATCACCGCAGCCAAGGTGCTGGAGGGTCGTTTCCCGGAGCGCGTGCTTGAAAAGGCCGTCGAGCGCATGATCCCGCGCGGCCCGCTGGGTCGCCAGCAGATGCGCAACCTGCGCATCTTCGCCGGCACGGAGCATCCGCACGCTGCGCAGAACCCCGAAGTCCTCGACATCGCGTCGATGAACCGCAAGAACAAGGTGGGCGCATAA
- the rpsI gene encoding 30S ribosomal protein S9, with product MSDNRQSLSDLGAIAAGEAPAGVPASADDYVAAPAAPVVSTMPLRQQELDQYGRAYATGRRKDAVARVWIKPGSGKITINGRDQEVYFARPTLRLVINQPFGVAERTGQYDVICTVKGGGLSGQAGAVKHGISQALTKFEPILRAPVKAAGFLTRDSRTVERKKYGKAKARRSFQFSKR from the coding sequence ATGTCCGACAACCGCCAGTCCCTTTCCGATCTCGGCGCGATTGCCGCCGGTGAAGCGCCTGCGGGCGTCCCTGCCAGCGCCGACGATTACGTCGCCGCCCCCGCCGCGCCGGTCGTGTCGACCATGCCGCTGCGCCAGCAGGAGCTGGACCAATATGGCCGCGCCTATGCGACCGGCCGCCGCAAGGACGCCGTCGCACGCGTCTGGATCAAGCCCGGCTCGGGCAAGATCACGATCAACGGTCGCGACCAGGAAGTCTATTTCGCGCGTCCGACGCTGCGTCTCGTCATCAACCAGCCGTTCGGCGTCGCCGAGCGTACCGGCCAGTATGACGTGATCTGCACCGTCAAGGGCGGCGGGCTTTCGGGCCAGGCCGGCGCCGTCAAGCACGGCATCAGCCAGGCGCTGACCAAGTTCGAACCGATCCTGCGCGCGCCCGTCAAGGCAGCCGGGTTCCTGACCCGCGACAGCCGCACGGTCGAGCGTAAGAAGTACGGCAAGGCGAAGGCCCGTCGTAGCTTCCAGTTCTCGAAGCGCTAA
- a CDS encoding DUF1800 domain-containing protein: protein MRTSVRATLCAALLLAITACGGGGSSGGASGTASGGGVVSPAPTTPVVVGLTDAEAARLAKQASFGPTPALVARIKELGVEGWLNEQFAATGSTYADIAAGEVRRDICPTGDTICARLHFSRAPPAMRFYADAIGAPDQLRQRVAFALGQMIVASEQELNTAAGIAAFNQIFLDNAFGNFRDVLQRATMSGYMGNYLDMADSNKSAPSENFARELLQLFSMGPDQLNMDGTPRLDTTGARIPNYTPDDVRGVARALTGWTYARLGGAPITDSNARDYSQPMIVVSARYDSSAKSFLGTSVAAGATPEASVAAVIDAAFNNASTAPRVARFLIAHLVTPNPSPAYVGRVAAVFANNGSGVRGDLKAVVRTILTDSEARTAPSGDAGKVKEPILLMTALARAIGFSTDGFVFVTRDTSLGQPVMRAPSVFNFYPPDYPLPGSVTLKSPASKLLSTANLLRWHNLIYDWTIAGDATRSEFALDSGLPLSSLTQPLWSGWEAFGTDLDAMVARIDLLLFANALSPAQRAALKAAATPITNADPVIQARKRAQMMLYVAASSPLFLVDR, encoded by the coding sequence ATGCGCACTTCGGTGCGAGCAACGCTGTGCGCAGCGTTGCTCCTGGCTATCACGGCATGTGGCGGCGGCGGCAGCAGCGGCGGCGCATCAGGCACCGCGTCGGGCGGCGGCGTGGTATCGCCCGCGCCGACCACGCCCGTCGTGGTCGGGCTCACCGATGCCGAAGCCGCGCGGCTCGCCAAACAGGCCAGCTTCGGCCCCACCCCGGCGCTGGTCGCCCGGATCAAGGAACTGGGGGTCGAAGGCTGGCTGAACGAGCAATTCGCCGCGACCGGCAGCACCTATGCCGACATCGCCGCCGGCGAGGTCCGCCGCGACATATGCCCCACCGGCGACACGATCTGCGCCCGCCTGCATTTCTCGCGCGCGCCGCCGGCGATGCGTTTCTACGCCGATGCGATCGGCGCACCCGACCAGCTTCGCCAGCGCGTCGCCTTCGCGCTGGGCCAGATGATCGTGGCGTCCGAGCAGGAACTGAACACTGCCGCCGGCATCGCGGCATTCAACCAGATTTTCCTCGACAACGCCTTCGGCAATTTCCGCGATGTCCTCCAGCGCGCGACGATGAGCGGCTATATGGGCAATTATCTCGACATGGCGGACAGCAACAAGTCCGCGCCGTCGGAGAATTTCGCGCGCGAATTGCTCCAGCTCTTCTCGATGGGGCCGGACCAGCTCAACATGGACGGCACGCCGCGGCTCGACACGACCGGCGCGCGCATTCCGAACTACACCCCCGACGACGTCCGCGGCGTGGCACGCGCGCTCACCGGCTGGACCTATGCCCGGCTGGGCGGGGCGCCGATCACCGATAGCAATGCCCGCGACTATTCGCAGCCGATGATCGTGGTGTCCGCGCGTTACGACAGCAGCGCCAAGAGCTTCCTGGGCACCAGCGTCGCCGCCGGCGCCACCCCCGAAGCCAGCGTCGCGGCGGTGATCGACGCGGCGTTCAACAATGCCTCGACCGCGCCGCGCGTCGCCCGGTTCCTGATCGCGCATCTCGTGACGCCCAACCCCAGCCCCGCCTATGTCGGGCGCGTCGCGGCGGTGTTCGCGAACAATGGCAGCGGCGTGCGCGGCGACCTGAAGGCGGTGGTCCGCACCATCCTGACCGATAGCGAGGCGCGCACCGCGCCATCGGGCGACGCGGGCAAGGTCAAGGAACCGATCCTGCTCATGACCGCACTCGCCCGCGCGATCGGCTTTTCGACCGACGGCTTTGTGTTCGTGACGCGCGACACCAGCCTGGGCCAGCCGGTGATGCGGGCGCCGTCGGTGTTCAACTTCTACCCGCCCGATTACCCGCTGCCCGGGTCGGTGACGCTGAAGAGCCCCGCGTCGAAGCTGCTCAGCACCGCGAACCTGCTGCGCTGGCACAACCTGATCTATGACTGGACGATCGCCGGCGATGCCACGCGGTCCGAATTCGCGCTCGATTCGGGGCTGCCGCTGTCCTCGCTCACCCAGCCCTTATGGTCGGGATGGGAGGCGTTCGGCACCGATCTGGACGCGATGGTCGCGCGAATCGACCTGTTGCTGTTCGCCAACGCGCTGAGCCCTGCGCAGCGGGCCGCACTGAAGGCCGCGGCGACGCCGATCACCAACGCCGATCCGGTGATCCAGGCGCGCAAGCGGGCACAGATGATGCTGTATGTCGCGGCATCGAGCCCGCTGTTTCTCGTCGACCGGTAA